From a single Vespula pensylvanica isolate Volc-1 chromosome 24, ASM1446617v1, whole genome shotgun sequence genomic region:
- the LOC122637150 gene encoding autophagy-related protein 2 homolog B isoform X3 has protein sequence MSWLGCLPWSEGIKKRACRYLLQRYLGQFLEEKLTLDQLTVDLYNGTGRVTNVSLDVQALNEMGEQQNLPLEFVDGFITEMSVSIPWSALLSEASYVEVTSLRLTVQPRQRAETGTSMFESMWSSMTSSMQLAQECLQQDANSAGNTQPLEGVELFAQTIDSILCRVKVRFIDTVIRLEHVPLDSSMGVAMEMCIKYLEYSDEAGLDPSHTSIDPNQSGKGYVVSAFTTKRFYLEGVTLHTDEFPSRARTFSRSIMTMSRGSTPDSKNSDGQFSSAQISPTQSMQNYPDKNIINNLSESHPILFAKFAGRQEFRLKIKQGEGVLGPKVELEVTLGSFTSFLSPRQVHVLFELAHGLASPDLEDVSNVAPRTCTEKPMAGSDFNRVERELIHQIHPIQGIRSTDLRHTQGWSTASLEDSDNEEEFLPMRLPGSSSMNDSIISNNLSMEDSILASSISSKSSTTNLPKHSKHRHSLDSDSSAETSQFHIRVSSIAVVLLHEDILTTNVEGLGLTTSSIKQMKNSAEEFFKNLGIFAAGGYGNKDFDKASKLLLDACRLSHIRLLAAPLIIEGSERTTTQFSVISGSLTLASLEIVECLVNSSTCNSNGASNTEFVELLGFQKEAANNYGFSDKTDFRMRFQYTEKAVRHAQLIKFAHPRTEIDIQLEPCKTEIDITIVDRISALLNPQPICTCNQTTNMRDTNQQTLFYQAVESPALPDSRIDTRVSSSSCTIKLRFPIPDLRPLHDMNRAPWWKRSVRPDYMILKLTDAQIHSTMESRAHCSARHELQFRHMLLSYLETDTDVPIEIGKATADEKNDGSYQQINEGFGWARVVITIYPIHSGGQLEDSSEGEPDSSLDDTLENAPRYQPSPFSSKKVIHESDTPHSKPHGQGDKDDSEQKEGEELIIPGSRQEMLEFIEEGTRGSRVQVEISLPSVSVQIPSKHLYELLYNRFNTDIFLWEPSAPRPKYTSHMESHIGLDLASTLLQESAYPRFSMCKSGIQYDSDSDSDEEGIFHSTADRSYKQQPNKTSKNGQSKLALTLNINQGLLTMYTPVRDSMRNVIPGQQGELILRLEDATIFSVTAYKGNINMGYICAMIKNASLNHCGLTTIPSQTPPLRSINSVIPRHCQRAIYRCEPGANITTNSCNKDMVTVAVRIQAAHQTHRIKTFRVAVGIRNATLRHRMCSTATSWFTQFTDCLDVADHPVAGYSPPGILTELHLHLWDCTVDYRPLHLPLRSVVTLGNFSVSSNIAAQTSTSTLRFIAEDIGLFISNKLGKNVDLRRDYVCVMDLGLFELSLRLNDKMCGGAPRVDLRASNNVLHVRTCSDSGRALTQLLTYFASDGDLTSNTGSTENIAVPSSGDEESLLGDESINTLSKSQVERVNSLMEEAMEETVKDTTINTDEKSPVKESQVEVFFFPDESRPGSQIIPEICSNSKDCVKTICESETEDADEDFCILGEEAGAGIMPRHGIPEVRWLSEESLRIVDNHFSVPLGKTDLLKAPRHYPAAVLRYTLCEMTLIWHMYGGKDFENSEAIAKKHVTINDNTSRMQGRSRSAAGVGFTTISPNEVRFGSVPNSPRIRAKETLMDWQTSGGPNRQHDVLMELQLNKVRFQHEVYPENTTEASRQILLVNEIEIRDRLASSHINKFLYQYSSEAKPRQSHANMFSMKAVHIRPDPRLSAQECCLKLSVLPLRLNIDQDSLLFLIEFFNELGGGSKQNSDNSAACNNSQSSPVSKQGTPTHHPPVMSINDSTTMPNVQISTNIPQSNTIDQNLLILLEDELTIKENKTKPKTTHEVREDCQPIYFRSVIFAPEVLVRLDYHGKRVDLTHGPLAGLLMGLAQLNCSELRLKRLTHRHGLLGFDKLVTFLLSEWLQDIKKNQLPSLLGGVGPMHSLVQLFQGIRDLFWLPIEQYQKDGRIVRGLQRGANSFTTSTAMAALELTSRLVYAIQSTAETAYDMVSPGPSVRRKSRGQKGRRKRDSVRRLINWYELQARNTNRKVCQERWAVYLDRYRQR, from the exons ATGTCTTGGTTGGGATGTTTACCGTGGTcggaaggaataaaaaagagggcCTGTAGATATCTGCTTCAACGATATCTCGGTCAGTTtttggaagaaaaattgaCATTAGATCAGCTTACAGTGGATCTTTACAATGGAACTGGTCGTGTTACCAATGTTAGCCTTGATGTGCAG GCCCTTAACGAAATGGGTGAACAACAAAATCTTCCTTTGGAATTTGTTGATGGTTTCATAACGGAAATGTCCGTTAGTATACCATGGTCTGCATTGCTCAGCGAAGCGAGTTACGTGGAAGTCACCAGTCTCAGATTAACGGTCCAACCTAGGCAAAGGGCTGAAACAGGAACTTCGATGTTCGAATCCATGTGGAGTTCGATGACGTCCAGTATGCAACTTGCACAAGAATGTTTGCAACAAGATGCCAACAGCGCTGGAAATACACAACCTTTAGAAGGAGTAGAATTGTTTGCACAGACAATAGATTCAA TTTTATGTAGAGTAAAAGTCAGATTTATAGACACTGTCATAAGGTTAGAACATGTACCATTAGATTCTTCGATGGGTGTAGCGATGGAAATGTGTATAAAGTATCTTGAATATTCCGACGAAGCTGGGTTGGATCCAAGTCATACTTCTATAGATCCGAATCAGTCGGGGAAAGGCTATGTCGTTTCAGCCTTCACGACAAAACGGTTTTATTTGGAAGGAGTAACCCTCCATACGGATGAATTTCCATCTCGAGCGAGAACATTTTCAAGGAGTATTATGACTATGAGCAGGGGGTCTACGCCAGATTCAAAA AATTCGGATGGCCAATTTTCTTCCGCACAAATATCGCCCACTCAAAGTATGCAAAATTAtcctgataaaaatataattaataatttaagcGAATCACACCCTATATTATTTGCCAAATTCGCGGGACGACAAGAGttcagattaaaaataaaacaaggcGAAGGTGTTTTGGGACCAAAG gtAGAATTAGAAGTTACATTGGGATCTTTTACTTCATTCCTGAGTCCTCGACAAGTACACGTTCTTTTTGAACTAGCACATGGCCTTGCGTCGCCGGACTTGGAAGACGTAAGTAACGTTGCACCGAGGACTTGTACGGAGAAACCAATGGCTGGTAGCGATTTCAATAGAGTCGAGAGAGAACTTATTCATCAAATACATCCTATACAAGGCATAAGGTCAACG GATCTGAGGCATACGCAAGGATGGTCAACAGCGTCCTTGGAAGACTCggataacgaagaagaatttttgCCAATGCGTTTACCAGGGTCTTCGTCCATGAATGATTCTATTATAAGCAATAATCTAAGCATGGAAGACAGTATATTAGCCAGTAGTATCAGTTCGAAAAGTTCAACGACAAATTTGCCAAAGCACAGTAAACACAGGCACAGTCTGGATTCCGATTCATCTGCAGAAACGTCGCAGTTTCATATCCGAGTATCGTCGATCGCTGTAGTTTTATTACACGAAGATATATTAACAACGAACGTGGAAGGCCTCGGTTTGACTACCAGCAGTATAaagcaaatgaaaaattcagcAGAGGAATTCTTTAAAAACTTGGGAATTTTTGCAGCCGGTGGTTATGGAAATAAAGATTTTGATAAAGCATCAAAATTACTTTTAGATGCTTGCCGTCTTAGCCATATTAG GTTACTCGCAGCACCATTAATTATAGAGGGAAGCGAAAGAACGACTACACAATTTTCTGTAATATCGGGCAGTTTAACGCTGGCCAGTTTAGAAATTGTAGAATGTTTAGTTAATTCAAGTACTTGCAATTCAAACGGAGCATCAAATACGGAATTTGTTGAATTATTGGGATTTCAGAAGGAAGCCGCAAACAATTATGGTTTTTCCGATAAAACGGATTTTAGAATGAGATTTCAGTATACGGAGAAAGCCGTTCGACATGCTCAGTTGATCAAATTTGCACATCCACGCACAGAGATCGA TATCCAACTGGAGCCATGTAAGACTGAGATAGACATCACAATTGTGGATAGAATATCTGCCTTATTAAATCCACAACCGATATGTACCTGTAATCAGACAACTAATATGAGAGATACC AATCAACAAACGCTGTTCTATCAAGCGGTAGAGAGTCCAGCATTACCAGATTCCAGAATAGATACAAGAGTATCTTCGTCGTCTTGTACAATAAAATTAAG ATTTCCTATACCAGACTTGAGACCTCTGCATGATATGAATAGAGCACCATGGTGGAAGAGATCTGTAAGACCAGATTACATGATACTCAAACTTACAGATGCACAAATCCATTCTACCATGGAAAGTCGTGCTCACTGTTCAGCTAGGCATGAGCTTCAGTTTCGGCATATGTTACTATCGTATTTAGAAACTGATACCGATGTACCCATAGAAATTGGCAAAGCAACGGCCGATGAGAAAAACGATGGATCGTATCAACAGATAAACGAAGGCTTTGGCTGGGCTAGGGTAGTAATCACGATATATCCGATTCATTCGGGTGGACAACTGGAAGATAGTTCCGAAGGAGAACCGGATTCAAGCTTGGACGATACTTTGGAAAATGCACCCAGGTATCAGCCATCGCCATTTAGTTCCAAAAAGGTGATACATGAATCCGATACGCCTCACTCTAAACCTCATGGCCAAGGAGATAAGGATGATTCGGAACAAAA agaaggagaagaattGATAATTCCTGGCAGTAGACAAGAAATGTTAGAATTTATAGAAGAAGGGACCCGTGGTTCTAGAGTTCAAGTGGAAATCAGTTTGCCTTCCGTTTCTGTCCAAATACCGTCGAAACATCTTTACGAGTTATTGTATAATAGATTCAACACCGACATTTTTTTGTGGGAACCTTCTGCGCCACGTCCGAAATATACCTCTCACATGGAAAGTCACATTGGTCTCGATCTAGCATCAACGTTATTGCAAGAATCGGCCTATCCTCG ATTCAGCATGTGTAAAAGTGGTATACAATATGACTCTGATTCCGATTCAGACGAGGAAGGTATATTCCATTCTACAGCAGATAGAAGTTACAAACAACAGCCAAACAAGACTTCTAAGAACGGTCAAAGTAAACTTGCGTTGACTCTGAATATTAATCAAGGTCTTTTGACCATGTACACTCCTGTACGCGATTCCATGCGCAACGTTATTCCCGGCCAACAAGGTGAACTAATACTTCGCTTAGAGGATGCTACGATATTTTCTGTTACTGCTtataaaggaaatataaatatggGTTACATTTGTGCTATGATAAAAAACGCATCCTTAAATCATTGCGGCTTGACGACGATTCCTTCGCAAACTCCACCATTGAGATCTATAAATAGCGTTATACCGAGGCATTGTCAAAGAGCGATATATAGATGTGAGCCAGGTGCAAATATAACAACGAACTCTTGCAATAAGGACATGGTAACGGTGGCTGTTCGTATACAAGCTGCGCATCAAACTCATCGCATAAAG ACTTTCAGAGTAGCGGTCGGTATAAGGAATGCTACCTTGAGGCATAGAATGTGTTCAACCGCAACATCATGGTTCACACAGTTTACCGATTGCTTGGACGTTGCGGATCATCCCGTTGCTGGATATTCCCCGCCGGGAATTCTTACGGAGTTACACTTACATCTTTGGGATTGCACAGTAGATTACAG GCCGTTACACTTGCCATTAAGATCGGTGGTGACTCTTGGTAATTTTAGCGTGTCGAGTAATATAGCAGCACAGACGAGCACTTCGACATTGCGATTTATAGCAGAGGATATTGGACTTTTTATATCCAATAAATTAGGAAAGAATGTAGATTTAAGAAGAGATTACGTGTGCGTGATGGATCTAGGTCTTTTTGAATTATCATTAAGATTGAACGACAAAATGTGTGGAGGAGCACCAAGAGTGGATTTGAGAGCAAGCAACAATGTATTACACGTGCGCACATGTTCAGATTCTGGTCGTGCATTGACTCAATTACTTACATATTTTGCCAGTGATGGTGATTTAACATCAAACACAGGGAGTACAGAAAATATAGCTGTACCCAGTTCAGGGGACGAGGAGAGTTTACTCGGCGATGAGAGTATCAATACTTTGAGTAAAAGTCAAGTCGAAAGGGTGAACAGTTTGATGGAAGAAGCAATGGAGGAAACGGTCAAAG ATACAACGATAAATACAGATGAAAAATCGCCGGTGAAGGAAAGTCAAGTcgaagtatttttctttcccgaTGAATCACGTCCTGGGTCTCAAATTATTCCTGAAATATGTTCAAATTCGAAAGATTGCGTCAAAACGATATGCGAAAGTGAAACAGAAGATGCGGATGaagatttttgtattttaggTGAAGAAGCAGGTGCTGGGATTATGCCGAGACACGGAATACCCGAAGTTCGTTGGCTTTCCGAAGAGTCATTAAGGATTGTAGATAATCATTTTTCTGTTCCCCTTGGTAAAACTGATTTGTTGAAAGCTCCTAGACATTATCCTGCTGCCGTCTTAAGATATACGCTTTGCGAAATGACGTTGATTTGGCATATGTACGGAGGAAAAGATTTTGAAAACTCCGAGGCGATAGCAAAGAAACATGTCACTATTAACGATAATACTTCACGTATGCAAGGAAG AAGTCGTTCTGCTGCCGGTGTAGGTTTCACTACGATCAGTCCAAACGAAGTTCGTTTTGGTAGCGTACCGAATTCACCACGCATAAGGGCTAAAGAAACATTGATGGATTGGCAAACATCCGGTGGCCCGAATCGTCAGCACGACGTATTAATGGAATTGCAATTGAATAAAGTTCGCTTTCAACATGAGGTTTATCCTGAAAACACAACGGAAGCGTCTAGACAAATTTTACTGGTCAATGAGATCGAAATTAGGGACAGATTGGCCTCTTCTCACATCAACAAATTCTTGTATCAATATAGTAGCGAAGCAAAACCTAGGCAATCCCACGCAAATATGTTTTCCATGAAAGCGGTTCACATAAGACCGGATCCGAGACTGTCGGCTCAAGAATGTTGTCTGAAGCTCAGCGTACTGCCACTACGCCTAAATATTGACCAGGATAGTCTATTATTTctgattgaattttttaacgagCTCGGAGGCGGCTCGAAGCAAAATTCTGATAATTCAGCCGCTTGCAATAACTCTCAATCTTCTCCGGTATCCAAACAAGGAACACCTACTCACCACCCACCTGTCATGAGCATAAATGATTCAACTACGATGCCTAATGTTcaaatttcaacgaatataCCGCAGAGTAATACGATAGatcaaaatttgttaatacttTTGGAGGATGAATTGACgatcaaagaaaacaaaactaaGCCAAAGACGACTCACGAAGTTCGTGAAGATTGTCAACCGATATATTTTAG GAGCGTGATATTTGCACCCGAGGTTCTGGTTAGACTAGATTACCACGGGAAACGCGTAGATCTCACTCATGGGCCCTTGGCCGGGCTTCTGATGGGTTTGGCGCAATTGAACTGCTCCGAACTAAGACTGAAAAGATTGACGCATCGACACGGACTCTTGGGTTTCGACAAACTCGTAACGTTTCTATTGTCAGAATGGTTGcaagatataaagaagaatcaaTTACCCAGTTTGCTTGGAGGAGTCGGTCCTATGCACTCGTTGGTACAGCTGT TTCAAGGAATTCGTGATCTGTTCTGGTTACCAATAGAGCAGTATCAAAAAGATGGAAGGATAGTTCGTGGCTTGCAAAGAGGTGCGAATAGTTTCACCACATCCACGGCTATGGCAGCATTGGAGCTAACGTCTAGACTTGTATATGCCATACAGAGTACGGCCGAAACGGCATACGACATGGTCAGTCCAGGACCTAGCGTACGTCGAAAGTCAAGAGGACAAAAGGGCCGTAGAAAAAG gGACTCGGTGAGACGGCTAATCAATTGGTACGAGTTGCAAGCGAGGAACACGAACAGAAAGGTGTGTCAGGAGCGGTGGGCGGTGTACTTAGACAGATACCGCCAACGGTAG